A window of the Chloroflexus sp. Y-396-1 genome harbors these coding sequences:
- a CDS encoding YebC/PmpR family DNA-binding transcriptional regulator — translation MSGHSKWHTIRRTKGVNDQRRGQLFTKLARDITIATREGGSGDPDLNFRLRLAIEKARANNMPNENIQRAIDRGLGKSNEAALEEIFYEGYGPGGVAILIEAATDNRNRTSSDIRATFNKNGGSPGEPGSVAWMFEQKGLITIDLSATKRDPDELQLMAIDAGADDVVVDDETLEVYCDWTQLNAVRQAFLDQGVPISNAEKIMRAKTLIQPDEKDALAALRLIEKLEDLDDVQKVYSNLDITAELVARFDS, via the coding sequence ATGTCGGGTCATTCGAAATGGCACACCATTCGCCGCACCAAAGGTGTAAACGATCAGCGGCGAGGTCAACTTTTTACGAAACTGGCGCGCGATATTACGATTGCAACTCGTGAGGGCGGTAGTGGCGATCCCGACCTGAATTTCCGCCTGCGGCTGGCAATTGAAAAGGCCCGCGCCAACAATATGCCAAACGAGAATATTCAGCGTGCAATCGATCGTGGTTTGGGGAAGTCGAATGAAGCAGCGCTCGAAGAGATTTTCTACGAAGGTTACGGGCCTGGTGGCGTTGCTATCCTGATTGAAGCGGCTACCGATAATCGCAATCGAACCAGCTCTGATATTCGGGCTACATTTAATAAAAATGGTGGTAGCCCCGGTGAACCTGGTTCCGTCGCATGGATGTTTGAGCAGAAGGGGCTGATTACCATTGATTTGAGCGCCACAAAGCGCGATCCCGATGAATTGCAACTGATGGCAATCGATGCTGGCGCTGATGATGTGGTGGTTGATGATGAAACGCTTGAGGTATACTGCGATTGGACGCAGTTGAATGCTGTCCGGCAAGCGTTTCTCGATCAGGGTGTACCGATAAGCAATGCTGAGAAGATAATGCGCGCTAAGACGCTTATCCAACCCGATGAAAAAGATGCACTGGCTGCACTACGCTTGATCGAGAAGCTTGAAGATCTCGACGACGTGCAGAAGGTCTATTCTAATCTCGATATTACTGCCGAATTAGTTGCACGTTTTGATTCGTAA
- a CDS encoding glycosyltransferase family 2 protein: MSRLAVVILNYNRADLLADCLASIAAAPTRCEVSVWVVDNASTDGSAQMVRERFPWVHLIESPVNGGFSAGNNLALRQILALPDPPTYILLLNNDTVVPLGALDGLVDYLDQHPTVGAVGPKLLLPDGSLDLACRRSFPTPAVAFYRLFGLSRLFPRSRRFAAYNLTYLDPDVETEVDSVVGACMMVRTAVVREVGLLDEAFFMYGEDLDWAYRIKQYGWKIVYYPAVTVYHYKRAASSRRPIPSIRAFYDAMRLFHRKHYAATTPALLNGLIELGITVKELWALGRNLLLPAKARHVG; encoded by the coding sequence ATGAGCCGTTTGGCAGTTGTTATTCTCAATTACAACCGGGCCGATCTGTTAGCAGATTGTCTGGCATCGATTGCCGCTGCACCTACCCGCTGTGAAGTGTCGGTGTGGGTGGTTGACAACGCATCAACCGATGGCAGTGCCCAGATGGTTCGCGAGCGGTTTCCATGGGTTCACCTGATCGAAAGCCCGGTTAACGGTGGTTTCTCTGCCGGAAATAATCTGGCATTACGCCAAATCCTGGCGTTGCCCGATCCGCCGACCTACATTCTGTTGCTCAACAACGATACAGTGGTACCGCTAGGTGCACTCGACGGGTTGGTTGATTATCTCGATCAGCACCCAACGGTCGGTGCCGTTGGGCCAAAATTGCTGTTGCCCGATGGATCGCTCGATCTGGCCTGTCGGCGTAGTTTTCCAACGCCAGCAGTTGCCTTTTACCGCTTATTTGGGCTGTCACGTCTCTTTCCGCGTAGCCGCCGCTTTGCTGCGTATAATCTGACTTATCTCGACCCTGATGTTGAAACCGAAGTGGATTCCGTTGTCGGCGCCTGTATGATGGTACGCACGGCGGTTGTGCGTGAAGTGGGTTTGCTCGATGAAGCATTCTTTATGTATGGCGAGGATCTCGATTGGGCCTATCGTATCAAGCAGTACGGCTGGAAGATTGTCTACTACCCTGCGGTAACAGTCTACCACTATAAACGCGCCGCTTCCAGTCGTCGTCCAATCCCATCGATCCGGGCGTTCTACGATGCAATGCGTCTCTTTCATCGGAAACATTATGCAGCGACGACGCCCGCACTACTTAATGGTCTGATCGAGCTAGGTATTACTGTAAAGGAGCTGTGGGCACTTGGCCGCAATCTCCTCCTCCCCGCCAAGGCGCGTCACGTCGGTTAG
- a CDS encoding photosynthetic reaction center subunit L, whose protein sequence is MSRAKAKDPRFPDFSFTVVEGARATRVPGGRTIEEIEPEYKIKGRTTFSAIFRYDPFDFWVGPFYVGFWGFVSVIGIIFGSYFYINETILKGPYSIPQNFFAGRIDPPPAELGLGFAAPGEPGFAWQMTVLFATIAFFGWMMRQVDISMKLDMGYHVPIAFGVAFSAWLVLQVIRPIALGMWHEGFVLGIMPHLDWVSNFGYRYNNFFYNPFHAIGITGLFASTWLLACHGSLILSAAQYRGPEGGDIENVFFRDVQYYSVGEAGVHRLGYIFAIGGILSADLCILLSGWPVQDWVSFWNFWNNLPFWSGV, encoded by the coding sequence ATGAGTAGAGCAAAAGCGAAAGATCCCCGCTTTCCCGACTTTTCGTTCACCGTCGTCGAAGGTGCGCGAGCTACACGGGTACCGGGCGGGCGGACGATCGAAGAGATCGAGCCAGAGTACAAAATCAAAGGACGGACTACCTTCAGTGCTATCTTCCGCTATGACCCGTTCGATTTTTGGGTGGGGCCATTTTACGTTGGCTTCTGGGGTTTTGTCTCGGTGATCGGGATCATTTTTGGTTCGTATTTCTACATCAACGAAACAATCCTCAAAGGGCCTTATTCCATACCGCAAAACTTCTTTGCCGGACGTATCGATCCACCACCTGCCGAACTTGGTCTGGGATTTGCTGCACCAGGGGAGCCGGGGTTTGCCTGGCAGATGACAGTCCTCTTCGCTACCATCGCCTTTTTCGGCTGGATGATGCGTCAGGTTGACATCAGCATGAAGCTCGATATGGGCTATCATGTGCCGATTGCCTTTGGGGTCGCCTTCTCAGCCTGGCTGGTCCTACAGGTCATTCGCCCAATCGCACTAGGGATGTGGCACGAGGGTTTCGTTCTCGGCATTATGCCGCATCTTGATTGGGTATCGAATTTTGGCTACCGTTACAATAACTTCTTTTACAATCCGTTCCACGCGATTGGAATTACCGGTCTATTCGCTTCAACCTGGCTCCTGGCATGCCACGGGTCGCTGATCCTCAGTGCGGCACAGTATCGTGGTCCTGAAGGCGGCGACATCGAGAACGTCTTCTTCCGTGATGTGCAATACTACTCGGTTGGCGAGGCAGGTGTCCACCGTTTGGGATACATCTTCGCTATCGGTGGCATCCTCTCAGCAGATTTGTGCATCCTGTTGTCGGGCTGGCCGGTACAAGATTGGGTAAGCTTCTGGAACTTCTGGAATAATCTGCCCTTCTGGAGCGGCGTCTAG
- a CDS encoding zinc ribbon domain-containing protein → MSILDQLTKTIAQVGDRAKFEAEKFQKTTRLQAEINELRRLIEQKLLEMGQRAYDLQRAGQIHAPSLAELAAALDQLRSTLVAREEELKQAQNEVYVPPTPPSPTVQSVPISEAPPASDAPKTCPQCGFQMPARAIFCPSCGTRVSK, encoded by the coding sequence ATGAGCATTCTTGATCAATTAACCAAGACGATTGCCCAGGTCGGTGATCGGGCAAAGTTTGAGGCCGAGAAATTCCAGAAAACGACTCGCCTACAAGCTGAAATTAACGAACTTCGCCGCCTGATTGAGCAGAAACTGTTAGAGATGGGTCAGCGTGCGTATGACCTGCAACGAGCAGGTCAGATTCACGCCCCTTCACTGGCCGAACTGGCCGCCGCACTCGATCAACTGCGTTCGACACTGGTTGCCCGTGAAGAAGAGCTGAAACAGGCACAAAATGAGGTCTATGTTCCGCCAACACCACCATCGCCAACAGTGCAATCGGTACCAATCAGCGAAGCTCCACCCGCATCTGATGCGCCAAAGACCTGCCCACAGTGCGGTTTCCAGATGCCAGCACGGGCGATTTTTTGTCCGAGTTGTGGGACACGTGTCAGCAAATGA
- a CDS encoding ribonuclease HII → MPPNLSIEFAWRARGYPVLAGIDEAGRGCWAGPVVAAAVVLSSAVYDQPDLLSMVNDSKQLTASAREQAYTVIKTHAAGIGVGIVPAFLIDAYGIVPATRLAMIQALLALPCAVDALLIDAEWLPGITLVQESLIRGDSRSLSIAAASIIAKVTRDRLMVSADRCYPQYGFALHKGYGTAVHQRALAQYGPSPLHRRTFQPVLDVLAQLEHTLTER, encoded by the coding sequence ATGCCGCCGAATCTGAGCATTGAGTTTGCCTGGCGCGCACGAGGTTATCCTGTGCTGGCAGGTATTGATGAAGCCGGACGAGGCTGTTGGGCTGGGCCGGTTGTTGCAGCCGCAGTAGTGCTGTCGTCAGCCGTGTACGATCAGCCCGACCTGTTGAGCATGGTTAACGATTCCAAACAATTGACGGCCAGCGCCCGCGAACAGGCGTATACTGTCATCAAGACGCACGCGGCAGGGATTGGAGTTGGTATCGTTCCGGCTTTTCTCATCGACGCATATGGAATCGTTCCGGCGACCCGTCTGGCAATGATCCAGGCGTTGTTGGCACTACCATGTGCGGTTGATGCCTTGCTGATTGATGCAGAATGGCTACCCGGCATCACGCTTGTCCAGGAATCGCTCATCCGTGGCGACTCTCGTTCACTCTCAATTGCTGCGGCCTCAATTATTGCAAAGGTTACTCGTGATCGGCTGATGGTGAGCGCTGACCGGTGTTACCCGCAATACGGTTTTGCCCTTCACAAGGGCTATGGCACGGCTGTTCATCAACGTGCGCTCGCTCAATACGGCCCATCACCGTTGCATCGCCGCACCTTTCAGCCGGTGCTAGACGTTCTGGCGCAACTCGAGCATACATTAACTGAGAGGTAG
- a CDS encoding cyclic nucleotide-binding domain-containing protein, with amino-acid sequence MPTMITNRVLCLPNDMYVVMTAAGDVLVNSPPESLKFLLAHGLTPPRYVVLPPDAPPGSEPGSHGFVYRGINYASVEFLIYANFFGQQQKITLITPTIAQAQRLQVLLRETINGPTAPDEWPGPWLQRECAAVAFFPPLGRAPTIDDMMTIVNLESGGGDLGQVQITYDGSNFTFTENGTEIARIPTTITAVAHPLTVAPPRPLLRQAITLQFIGGSDGFDPTGITTCFLAYFGNRQPLLFDAAAYLNVRLAHLGLSPRQIDLVIISHLHEDHIAGLPELILTGGKRVQLVTASTIYRSLLRVLSEMLDLTPATVAELFDFYPLEPGQPLELNGYQFIATYAVHSVPTIAVKVNGIGYSGDMRYDEVWLEHLHQIGHLSAERLDELRRFADGVELLVHDMGGGAIHTTPSAQLLRTLSARSRRLILAHTSRQHLDVTADIADRVEIAVSGHIVGAGDIVRDDEHRQRFETLTICPIFARLTASARSKLAQQCTVRNFSTGSVIAHEGEASDGCAYVIHQGIVEIVVGGEPVRLLGRGHSLGERGALIGEPRTSTLVAHSDVQLLQITPELFAFVADQLGLRAAFARAEWLWLKSTLGQLPWATLLDLALDFTPHPIAAGDVLCQRGEVGTYGYLLISGRLHFSGETSGESEQSGHCFGMRSALRGEPYRLTVRALTEGMVWSIDSTALQRLYLMYPDLLLHWQTIDR; translated from the coding sequence ATGCCAACTATGATAACCAATCGGGTTCTTTGTTTACCGAACGATATGTATGTCGTTATGACTGCTGCCGGCGATGTCCTGGTGAACAGTCCACCGGAGAGTCTGAAGTTTTTGCTTGCACACGGCTTGACCCCTCCTAGGTATGTCGTACTCCCACCTGATGCCCCACCGGGGAGCGAGCCAGGCTCGCACGGTTTTGTCTACCGCGGCATCAATTATGCTAGCGTCGAATTTCTCATCTATGCCAATTTTTTCGGGCAACAACAGAAAATAACGCTGATTACCCCAACCATAGCGCAAGCCCAACGATTGCAAGTACTCTTGAGAGAAACTATCAACGGGCCGACAGCACCTGACGAGTGGCCCGGTCCATGGCTCCAGCGCGAATGTGCAGCGGTGGCATTCTTTCCTCCCTTAGGACGCGCACCAACGATTGACGATATGATGACCATCGTAAACCTGGAATCAGGAGGCGGTGATCTTGGTCAGGTGCAGATTACTTATGATGGAAGCAATTTTACCTTCACCGAAAACGGTACCGAAATAGCCCGGATTCCTACGACAATTACTGCTGTTGCTCATCCGTTGACGGTAGCGCCTCCACGTCCATTACTGCGCCAGGCCATCACCCTTCAATTCATCGGTGGAAGCGATGGATTTGATCCCACCGGTATCACAACATGCTTTCTCGCGTACTTTGGCAATCGTCAACCTCTCTTGTTTGATGCTGCTGCATACCTCAATGTACGCCTGGCCCATTTAGGACTATCGCCAAGACAGATCGACCTGGTTATCATCTCGCACCTCCATGAAGATCATATCGCCGGCTTGCCCGAATTGATTCTGACCGGTGGTAAGCGCGTTCAACTTGTAACCGCATCAACCATTTACCGTTCATTATTGCGCGTCCTGAGTGAAATGCTTGATCTGACACCAGCGACAGTCGCCGAACTATTCGACTTTTACCCACTTGAGCCAGGCCAACCCTTGGAACTAAACGGTTACCAGTTTATCGCCACGTATGCAGTCCACTCGGTGCCAACTATTGCGGTAAAGGTGAACGGCATAGGTTATTCAGGCGATATGCGCTACGATGAGGTGTGGTTAGAACACTTGCATCAAATCGGGCACCTGAGTGCCGAACGTCTCGATGAACTACGCCGCTTTGCCGATGGAGTCGAATTACTGGTTCACGATATGGGTGGCGGTGCTATTCATACGACACCGAGTGCACAACTGTTACGCACACTCAGCGCTCGCAGCCGACGTCTTATCCTGGCCCATACCAGTCGCCAACATCTCGACGTAACCGCGGACATTGCCGACCGGGTAGAAATCGCCGTCAGTGGTCATATTGTTGGAGCAGGTGACATCGTTCGGGACGATGAACATCGACAACGGTTTGAAACACTCACCATTTGCCCGATCTTTGCCCGCCTAACGGCCTCTGCACGATCAAAGCTGGCCCAACAGTGTACAGTCCGTAATTTCTCAACAGGTAGCGTTATCGCGCATGAAGGTGAAGCCTCCGATGGCTGTGCGTATGTTATCCATCAAGGGATCGTAGAGATAGTGGTCGGCGGTGAACCGGTTCGTCTCTTGGGGCGTGGTCATAGTCTAGGGGAACGAGGCGCCTTAATCGGCGAACCACGCACCAGTACGCTGGTGGCACACAGTGACGTACAACTGTTGCAGATAACGCCTGAGCTGTTTGCTTTTGTGGCCGATCAATTGGGATTACGAGCCGCTTTTGCCCGTGCCGAATGGCTCTGGCTGAAATCAACGCTAGGGCAGTTGCCCTGGGCTACACTGCTAGATCTGGCGCTCGATTTTACCCCACACCCGATAGCCGCTGGTGATGTCCTCTGTCAACGAGGCGAAGTAGGAACCTACGGATACCTGCTGATAAGCGGTCGCTTGCACTTCAGCGGCGAGACCAGTGGTGAGAGCGAACAGAGTGGCCACTGTTTTGGTATGCGGTCGGCATTGCGCGGCGAACCCTACCGGCTTACCGTGCGCGCTCTGACCGAAGGGATGGTCTGGTCAATTGATTCCACGGCCCTGCAACGTCTCTACCTGATGTACCCTGATCTTCTTCTCCACTGGCAGACGATAGACCGATAG
- a CDS encoding class I SAM-dependent methyltransferase codes for MGTTGSLMVFIAGIAICPATILLATETMNYRAYAPIYHAAGQATFGATLASTILEHLPLPQRVLDLACGTGAAALVFAARGAVVVGVDLSPDMLRIAQEQAVQRGLDVAWIEADIRALPPDPRLAPASFDLITCLFDSLNQLLDDTDLTAVCRTVGMLLRPGGYFIFDLNTPAGLRTWHEYDQVTFDGRDLLVINRLTFDPVQQRAYGRIIWFRREGQRWWRGEETHCERPWEETDIAAALKAGGLVLTARLTPQWTPATIDDPRVVYVATRPIDDESV; via the coding sequence GTGGGAACAACTGGCAGCCTGATGGTATTTATTGCTGGCATCGCAATCTGCCCAGCGACCATCCTTCTTGCAACCGAGACGATGAATTACCGTGCATACGCACCAATTTATCACGCTGCCGGTCAGGCGACCTTCGGTGCGACACTGGCTAGTACGATCCTGGAGCACCTTCCGCTACCGCAACGGGTGCTCGACCTTGCCTGTGGTACCGGCGCGGCAGCGCTGGTCTTTGCCGCGAGAGGTGCGGTCGTGGTTGGGGTCGATTTGTCGCCCGATATGCTGCGTATCGCCCAGGAGCAGGCTGTTCAGCGCGGGTTAGATGTTGCCTGGATCGAAGCCGACATCCGTGCGCTCCCGCCTGATCCACGCCTAGCGCCGGCGAGCTTCGATCTGATCACCTGTCTCTTCGACAGTCTCAACCAGCTTCTCGACGATACCGATCTGACTGCCGTTTGTCGAACGGTCGGTATGTTGCTGCGCCCCGGCGGATATTTCATCTTTGATCTGAACACACCAGCCGGGCTTCGCACGTGGCACGAATACGATCAGGTAACGTTCGACGGACGTGATCTCCTGGTCATCAACCGGCTCACCTTCGATCCGGTGCAGCAGCGCGCCTATGGTCGCATTATCTGGTTTCGCCGCGAAGGCCAGCGCTGGTGGCGTGGCGAAGAGACGCACTGTGAACGTCCGTGGGAGGAAACCGACATCGCGGCGGCCTTGAAAGCAGGCGGGCTGGTCTTGACGGCGCGCCTTACTCCCCAGTGGACTCCAGCAACCATCGATGACCCGCGCGTGGTGTATGTTGCAACGCGCCCAATTGACGACGAGAGTGTTTGA
- the ruvC gene encoding crossover junction endodeoxyribonuclease RuvC, with protein MRTLGIDPGTATMGWGVVEFNGGHLRLIDVGALTTPSGMPQPERLLQLYNGLRSIIERLHPDTAAVEELFFGKNVNTALSVGQARGVALLALAQAGVPVYEYKPLAVKQAVAGYGGADKRQMQEMVRLTLGLATVPRPDDAADALAIAICHAYTAPNLQRLGLP; from the coding sequence GTGCGGACACTTGGCATCGATCCTGGTACGGCAACGATGGGGTGGGGAGTTGTTGAGTTCAATGGAGGTCATCTGCGCTTGATCGACGTTGGCGCGCTCACCACTCCATCCGGTATGCCACAACCTGAACGGCTCCTACAGCTCTACAATGGCTTGCGGTCAATTATCGAACGACTGCATCCTGATACAGCGGCAGTAGAAGAGCTGTTTTTTGGGAAGAATGTGAATACCGCTCTCTCGGTCGGTCAGGCGCGTGGTGTGGCGTTGCTGGCACTGGCGCAGGCTGGTGTACCTGTCTACGAATATAAACCGCTGGCAGTGAAGCAGGCTGTGGCTGGCTATGGTGGCGCCGATAAGCGACAGATGCAAGAGATGGTGCGACTGACACTTGGTTTGGCTACTGTACCACGGCCTGATGATGCTGCCGATGCCTTGGCAATCGCTATTTGCCATGCCTATACTGCTCCAAACCTCCAGCGGCTTGGCTTGCCGTAA
- a CDS encoding class I SAM-dependent methyltransferase, whose product MKQFVFFYQQIIRWLFHRLYHELAWSYDLIAWLVSGGYWQRWVLTAVPVLRGRTLELGCGPGYLQRALTGRADVIGLDISPFMLRRAARFSRRLIRADARRLPFADASFDTVCATFPAEYILDPNTQAEIRRVLTADGQLVIVDGGRLEGWYGRLIDALYRLVWLRQHTNALPTVIRFGDFHLQVQRVSVGNSSVLVMIGKPYAAESEH is encoded by the coding sequence ATGAAGCAATTTGTGTTCTTCTACCAACAGATCATTCGTTGGCTGTTCCATCGTCTTTACCACGAACTGGCGTGGAGTTACGACCTCATTGCATGGTTGGTTTCCGGCGGATACTGGCAACGCTGGGTTCTGACAGCAGTTCCTGTGTTACGCGGACGGACGCTGGAGTTGGGATGTGGACCAGGTTATCTGCAACGAGCACTCACCGGGCGCGCCGATGTCATCGGGTTAGACATCTCGCCGTTCATGCTGCGACGAGCAGCACGTTTTAGCCGTCGGTTGATTAGAGCCGATGCGCGCCGATTACCATTTGCCGATGCGAGTTTCGATACGGTGTGTGCAACCTTTCCGGCAGAGTATATCCTTGATCCGAACACACAGGCCGAGATACGGCGAGTGTTAACTGCTGACGGACAACTGGTGATCGTTGACGGTGGACGCCTGGAAGGCTGGTACGGTCGCTTGATTGATGCCCTCTATCGTCTGGTGTGGCTGAGACAGCATACCAATGCGCTGCCGACTGTCATTCGGTTTGGAGATTTTCACCTTCAGGTGCAGCGGGTTAGCGTAGGAAACAGTAGTGTTCTGGTGATGATTGGAAAACCATATGCCGCCGAATCTGAGCATTGA
- a CDS encoding ABC-F family ATP-binding cassette domain-containing protein: MTLLSANNLSKYFGGELIFHEVSFQIARGEKVAIIGLNGAGKSTLLRIIAGHETPDSGNLNLVRGTRVAYLAQETRFNGERTLWQEMEAALADLNAWRAELLELESRLADTSAADWDAIMERYGELSTRFEHAGGYEIEYRIKRTLHGLGFQPEQYHQRLHQFSGGQKTRAALAAALLSDPDLLLLDEPTNHLDMQALEWLEQFLRNWDGTLIVVSHDRYFLERVTQRTLELSFHRLEDYPGSYEKYLTLKAERMERRLKEYQAQQAFIARTEEFIRRYRAGQRAREAKGREKRLERLKREQMIERPKEAAKLRVSLDHQLRSGELVLHLDGLVVGYRSQNDGGQALLRADDLTIRRGERVGLLGPNGCGKTTLLRTLVGQLPALQGIVRLGHEVRIGYYAQGHDILQWNNTVLEEILRVAPGLGEAAARHLLARFLFTGDDVFKRIADLSGGERSRVALAQLTLLPGNMLLLDEPTNHLDIDAREALEAVLKEYPGAILFVSHDRYFIDALADKLWIVEQGRIRQFIGNYSEYVAAQAASPQPSPAKQSEQRPTPTKLSRPDDAERTRQRRLAALEAEVTALEQDLARLSSELDAASQARDIARLTTLGAQYAELEQLLAAKYALWEQLAA; the protein is encoded by the coding sequence ATGACTCTGCTAAGTGCTAATAACCTGAGTAAATACTTTGGCGGTGAACTGATCTTTCACGAGGTCAGTTTTCAAATTGCTCGTGGCGAGAAGGTTGCGATTATCGGCTTAAATGGCGCCGGTAAAAGCACCCTGTTACGAATTATTGCCGGCCATGAAACCCCGGACAGCGGTAATCTCAATCTGGTTCGGGGGACGCGCGTTGCCTACCTTGCTCAGGAAACTCGCTTCAATGGTGAGCGCACGCTCTGGCAAGAGATGGAAGCAGCTCTGGCCGATCTCAACGCCTGGCGCGCCGAATTGCTGGAACTAGAGTCGAGGCTGGCCGACACCTCGGCTGCCGATTGGGACGCAATTATGGAGCGCTACGGTGAATTGAGTACCCGCTTCGAGCATGCCGGTGGGTACGAGATCGAATACCGGATCAAACGCACGCTCCACGGGCTTGGCTTCCAGCCCGAACAATATCATCAGCGTCTACATCAATTTTCGGGTGGACAAAAGACGCGGGCAGCACTGGCCGCCGCCTTGCTGAGCGATCCAGATCTACTCTTGCTCGATGAGCCGACCAATCATCTTGATATGCAGGCGCTGGAATGGCTGGAACAGTTTCTTCGGAACTGGGACGGTACATTGATCGTTGTCTCGCACGATAGATACTTCCTTGAGCGAGTAACCCAGCGCACGTTGGAGTTGAGTTTTCATCGTCTTGAAGATTACCCTGGCAGTTACGAGAAGTATCTGACCTTGAAGGCCGAACGTATGGAACGACGGCTCAAGGAATATCAGGCGCAACAGGCTTTCATTGCCCGCACCGAAGAGTTTATTCGCCGCTATCGGGCCGGACAGCGCGCACGCGAGGCAAAAGGGCGTGAAAAACGACTGGAACGCTTGAAACGTGAGCAGATGATTGAACGGCCCAAAGAAGCGGCAAAACTGCGCGTATCACTCGATCATCAACTCCGGTCAGGCGAACTGGTATTACATCTCGATGGTCTGGTGGTTGGCTACCGCAGTCAAAACGATGGGGGGCAGGCGCTCTTACGAGCGGATGATCTGACGATCCGGCGTGGCGAGCGGGTTGGCTTGCTTGGCCCGAATGGATGTGGCAAAACAACCTTGCTCCGCACCCTGGTCGGACAACTACCGGCGTTGCAGGGCATTGTACGTCTCGGTCACGAAGTGCGGATCGGATACTATGCGCAGGGACACGATATTTTGCAATGGAACAATACCGTCCTTGAAGAGATCTTGCGCGTAGCCCCGGGTCTTGGTGAGGCAGCGGCACGTCATCTGTTAGCGCGCTTTCTCTTTACCGGTGACGATGTGTTCAAACGAATTGCCGATCTGAGTGGTGGCGAACGATCACGAGTGGCGCTGGCCCAGCTCACGCTACTGCCCGGCAATATGCTGCTGCTTGACGAACCAACCAACCACCTCGACATCGATGCACGTGAGGCGTTAGAAGCTGTTTTGAAAGAGTATCCTGGCGCGATCTTATTTGTTTCACACGATCGCTACTTCATTGACGCCCTCGCCGATAAGCTCTGGATCGTCGAGCAGGGTCGAATCCGACAATTTATCGGGAACTACAGCGAGTATGTTGCTGCGCAAGCCGCCTCACCCCAACCATCACCAGCGAAACAGAGTGAACAGCGGCCAACACCGACAAAGCTATCACGTCCTGATGACGCCGAACGAACCAGGCAACGTCGTCTGGCGGCACTAGAAGCTGAAGTGACGGCGTTAGAGCAAGACCTGGCCCGACTCAGCAGTGAACTCGACGCGGCCAGCCAGGCTCGTGATATTGCCCGGCTGACTACTCTGGGTGCGCAATATGCCGAGCTTGAACAGTTACTGGCGGCTAAGTACGCTCTGTGGGAACAACTGGCAGCCTGA
- the pufM gene encoding photosynthetic reaction center subunit M, with product MATINMTPGDLELGRDRGRIGKPIEIPLLENFGFDSQLGPFYLGFWNAVAYITGGIFTFIWLVVMLAQVNYNPIAFIKYFVVLQIDPPSSRYGLSFPPLEEGGWWLIATFFLTISIFAWYMHIYTRAKALGIKPYLAYGFTGAIALYLVIYIIRPIWMGDWSEAPAHGIKALLDWTNNVSVRYGNFYYNPFHMLSIFFLLGSTLLLAMHAGTIWALEKYAAHEEWNEIQAPGTGTERAQLFWRWCMGFNANAYSIHLWAFWFAWLCGITGALGVFFSMPDFVNNWFQWGVEAGINYPQGPTPPVSLP from the coding sequence ATGGCGACAATAAATATGACGCCGGGTGATCTGGAGCTGGGTCGTGATCGTGGTCGCATCGGGAAGCCAATCGAGATTCCGTTGCTCGAGAACTTTGGCTTCGATAGTCAGCTCGGCCCATTTTACCTCGGCTTTTGGAATGCAGTGGCGTACATCACGGGCGGGATCTTCACGTTTATCTGGCTGGTGGTGATGCTTGCCCAAGTCAATTACAATCCGATAGCGTTCATCAAGTATTTCGTGGTGTTACAGATCGATCCGCCTTCATCGCGCTATGGCCTGAGTTTTCCACCATTGGAGGAGGGCGGCTGGTGGCTCATCGCGACTTTCTTCCTGACCATTTCGATCTTTGCCTGGTACATGCATATTTACACTCGTGCCAAGGCCCTCGGTATCAAACCCTATCTGGCTTACGGGTTTACAGGCGCTATCGCCCTTTACCTGGTGATCTACATCATTCGCCCGATCTGGATGGGTGATTGGTCGGAAGCGCCGGCGCACGGGATCAAGGCTTTGCTCGACTGGACGAACAATGTGAGTGTGCGTTACGGCAATTTCTACTACAATCCGTTCCACATGCTTTCGATCTTCTTCCTACTCGGTTCGACACTCTTGCTGGCAATGCACGCCGGAACGATCTGGGCACTTGAGAAGTACGCCGCACATGAAGAGTGGAATGAGATTCAGGCTCCCGGTACCGGTACCGAACGCGCGCAGCTCTTCTGGCGCTGGTGCATGGGCTTTAATGCGAATGCCTATTCAATTCACCTGTGGGCCTTCTGGTTTGCCTGGCTATGTGGTATTACCGGTGCACTTGGCGTCTTCTTCTCGATGCCTGATTTCGTGAACAACTGGTTCCAATGGGGTGTTGAGGCCGGTATCAATTATCCACAAGGACCTACACCACCGGTTTCGTTGCCGTAG